One part of the Streptomyces nigra genome encodes these proteins:
- a CDS encoding PH domain-containing protein, with amino-acid sequence MALFGNAHTIDQGQAQQDYARLLGHGEQVHAAYLLIRDTILFTDRRLILVDKQGITGKKVEYHSIPYRSITHFAVETAGTFDLDAELKIWVSGNSVPIEKTFTKGVDIYEVQAILTQFVAG; translated from the coding sequence ATGGCACTGTTCGGCAACGCCCACACCATCGACCAGGGGCAGGCGCAGCAGGACTACGCGCGGCTGCTGGGGCACGGGGAGCAGGTGCACGCGGCGTACCTGCTGATACGGGACACCATCCTGTTCACCGACCGGCGGCTGATCCTGGTCGACAAGCAGGGGATCACCGGCAAGAAGGTGGAGTACCACTCCATCCCGTACCGCAGCATCACGCACTTCGCGGTGGAGACCGCCGGGACCTTCGACCTCGACGCCGAGCTGAAGATCTGGGTCTCGGGCAACTCCGTCCCGATCGAGAAGACGTTCACCAAGGGCGTCGACATCTACGAGGTGCAGGCGATCCTGACGCAGTTCGTCGCCGGGTAG